Sequence from the Prunus persica cultivar Lovell chromosome G5, Prunus_persica_NCBIv2, whole genome shotgun sequence genome:
tcgaTTTCCTGTTGAGTTCACAATACACATCCTGTCACATACTgcagaaagaaaacaatattaaACAATTTTCATAAGTGAAATTGCAAGAGAAAACATTTAGTAAAGGAGCAAAGCAATTTCGTTTGCTATTGTGCACCATGAACTGAGCTAAAAAATCGTGGGACATTATAGCAAGGATTTCAGATACAGTTTCCAAAGCTCACTATCTATACTGAATTATCACACACAGGACCACATCTGTTACTCCAACGTTTCAAAATTATCAGGAAAGTGAAAAACATATAGAAAACAATATCAGAAGTACAGAAGCTGCCATTTTGAAGATTGAAATAGAATTTACATGGGCAGAGTTTGGTAGTGCTGGGTATGCATCAGGTGGGGGCAGCATACATTCATCACCGTTGAAATAAACTCTTCGAGGAAAGGCCCATCCTTGCTTGAATGTAAAGGTGTTCTGGTCCTTCTGCAGAAGCACCTCAGACTGAACATTTCCTGATGGCCCAGCTTCCATTAATAAGTCATTGTAAAACTTCATGCCATAGAACATGCCAGTGTCATCTGCATATATGGTCAATCAAGCTCATCTGTTAGTAGGAAACTCAAAATTCCAAAAgaaatgtattaaaaaaaaaaaaaaaaagaacaagagaaGCTTGAGAAGCAAAAGACTTACTAATGGACTCATAGGGGAGAAGGGGTTTGTAACCAAAGCTAAAGACTTGAGTGACATTGTTGAGATTAGGATGCTGCGCAACGAGTGTCCACTCCGTGTAGTTCATCCGATAATTGAAATTTGTGATGGAAATCTTGACGCGCCAATATGCCTTATAGTTAAGCTTCACATGCCAGTGAACTCGGATAGGGCACATATGATGTGTGCACTGAAGCAACGGTGTATTGTCCTTTTTTGGTGTGTTTATTCCTGTCTTGTGTGCTAACTTTGAATCACTCCTGTTTGCATTGCAAAACAATTGCATCCAGTAAGTCAAGTGTGTACGGATATGCATATGCTTATATGTGGATAGGTTATGGAGGCTTACTTGATACAGTTTTTCTTATTGTGACAACCACAAGCACAAGATGGGCAAGGAACGATGGTTTCATTGTAGAAAGATGAAAACGAAACACAACAGCTTGGATTCTTGGAGGCAAGGAACTGTGAATAGGTGCATGTCACATTCCATGTCACTGCATCAGAAGGAACATGCCATGCGACTCAGTTTCAAGAGTTTTCTTTAACATCAGATTTCAACCatctaaaaatttaaaagaataaaaaagatagAAGAAGAGTAGGAAGATCTTGGAAAAGCGAGAATCAAAATATCTTACTAAGGGCTTGAGTCTTTCGCCTGCGATCAGCCGTGAGGAAGACTGTGGATGGCACGACCTTTGCAGGGCCACAAGTGTACCCTGGTCCTGGACCAAACAAGGTGAAATTTTTGGGGAGTTTCACTGTTTTATTTGAGGTACCAGCTTGCCCGACACTCACCTGGAAGGCAGAGACTGAAGCTGTAGGATCCTGTCCCCAAGATGCCAGGACACCGCCCTTGCAGCAATTGGTAAACTGTTGGTTGTAAGGAACTCCAGGAAGCAAGTCAACAACTGTTGGAGTTTTCTTACAACAATGTGGGATGGCTGCTTTGAATTTGGAACAGTCTCCTTGCTCTGTGGTTTGAGCTCCCACCATGGTCCAGATTACTTCCTTTTTTTGCCATGACCACCCTAGAGTCCAGCCGGGGCTAATGATTTGCCGGTACATTTGAAAGTTGTTCATAGTCACTGCAGCCTAGCATAATTCAATAAAGGGATTGcctattatgatttttttttttttttttttgaatttaaaaaatttgatttgtaaGTAAATCAACATATACAAAAAGTCATTCAAATGATATCTTACAACATAGCCATCTGGTGTCCAGGACATAACATCCCATTTGATCGTTATGTTTCCAGTTGGATCCAATGGATCATATGCAGCTAAAAGTCATAAACCATGAAGCTATTGTTAGCGGACAAGCAAATGTAACCAGAAAAAGATCAAAGACAATGTATTTTCAAGCTGGATTTGTTGTCAGAAATTTACCTGCAGGAGATAATACCATGCAACATAGCACAGCCAAGAATGTGAACTTGAGCCAAGACCAAGAGCAACATGTTTCCACCTCAAGGTGGACTTTGTGAGTTGGGTTGGCCTGGTTTTTGAATTCCATGACCTCAGCTCTCCGGCGGTGGCGAGGACTTAAGAGGAGACAAGATGTACTCTGGCAAACCAGGgtgttaaaaaggaaaagatagaAGACACCAGATTGAAAGTGAAAGCCTCACCTACTGGTTGTTAGGCACTTCCATGTCCATGTGATATTTCATCTTATTTGATAGTTTCACACATATATCttatttaaattcatttatttaaagatATATGGCTGTTTGTTTGCTGTGTTTCTGCATCTTGAAGCAAGTTTTGGTGATGAATGATGTAAAAGCTGGCGGAAGAATTTTGAGAGGCTCTGAAGACTGAGACAACAACAGCCCAACGCTCAGTCCCTTCACACACTGTTCCTTTTTTGGGCATACCTTATGTCATGCTATATATTGCTTCCCAAGAAACATGTTATAATTGGTTTGCTTCAATTTCAAGTTTTCCGGTTTCTTTTTGGTCCCTCATTCAATTCAATCATTACCAAAGTTATTGCTCAActctcaaaattaatttatgcaAAAGGGCCAATTCTCAATTTGCCAATAATTCCGAATAAGACCTTAAACCTTGGGGTTTccttaagaaagaaaaaaactttacACGTGTGTGAAAACTGACAGCACAAAGCgcgcctttcttcttcttcttcttctctcacGATTGTCATGAACTCTCCACCAGCAAAGCGACTTGactctgtttctgtttctgcacGAAGaaggaaaacatgaaaatcaaAAGCGCCCAACGCATTTGTACATACCACCCACCAAAGGTATTGAAATCTGGCGTCCTTTTTTATGTTTGATCGAATTAGTTCGTCTTTATTATGTAGCAAAGcctttgtcttttttatttttataatacagAATTCAAGAAGTTGTAGAATTTAAAATGTTCGAAATATGATCAGATTCTGTGTTGGTTTTTTATCAGAATGCCTTGTGGGTGTGTCTTAGATTAGTTTTAGCTCGAAAACTAATGGAACCCATGAAAAGCTTACTGTCTTTTTTTCTgcctttaatttcttttgagcTGTTGCGCTTCACCAGTAGAGTTAGAAGAGTAGCAATACCAGGGAATGATTAGAAATATGTGAAGAAGAAAGGCATatagtttggttttgtttttgggcctTCTCTACCTTATCAGGCAAGGAATTGGTTTCTTTTATACACAGGTTCAagcaatttatatataacaCTTGCATACTCACATCAACTTCATTAACCCACCACAAGAACCTTATAATAAGTGTTTTGATGTTCATATGGCATCGCTCCTGTTCCAATCTTCTGTTAAATGATCAGTGAAGAGCCAGAAACATCAGAAGCCAAGAGAGAGCCAATTTTGGTACTGTAATTAGATTTGTATGGGCAGCATTTGGTAGACCTGGGAATTCATCAGGTTGGGGCATCATGCATTCATCCCCATTGAAATAGACCTTACGAGGGAAACCCCAACCCTCCTTGAATGTGAATGTGTTTGCATTCTTCTCAAGAATCAACTCTGATTGTACATTTCCCTCTGGCCCAGCTTCTTTTAGGAGGTCGTTGTAGAATTTTATGCCGTAAAACAAACCAGTGTCATCTGCACAACCAAATGGTACAAGTCTTAGCTCCAAAAGTGCatgcttttcttttgaaatatatTTAGTTGTTACTTGCAAGACTCCCTAAGTCCTGTATGGAAAAGTCTGGACTTACTCTTGGATTGATATGGGGTCAGGGGCTTGTAGACAAAGCTAAAAACTTCCGTAATATGGTTGAGATTTGGATGTTCAACCACAAGCGTCCACTGCGTGTAATTCAACCGATGGTTGAAATTAGTTATGGTAATCTTCACACGCCAATACTGCTTGTAGTTTGTTTTCACATGCCAATGTACCCGAATTGGGCACATATGTTGTGTGCACTGAAGCAGCGGGGTGTTATCCTTTGTTGGTGTGTGTATTCCCACAACACTCGACAACTTTGAATCACTCCTGCATTATTATGTTTCGGTCTGAATGTCAGTTACTGAGATGCATGCCTCAATCTAGATTCTAGAATTTATATGACTGCTGGTACCGTAGTGTTTATGACATCTAGTTGAGTTAGAAAGCAGAACTGATGAGTGATAAATGCTTACACAAtgcatttctttttgtctCGGCAACCACAGGCACAAGTTGGACAAGGAGTGATTGTAGAGTTGTAAAATGATGACATAGAGACACAACAGGTTGGGTAGCGAGACGCCAGCAACTGTGAGTAAGTACATATCACATTCCAAGTCACTGCAAACAAGAATATACAGTTAGAATTGTAGCAGAATGAGTCTTATTCAATATTTCTTCTTTAGTTAAAGATACTTACTCAGCGCTTGAGTTTTTCGACGACCATCAGGTGAGTTGAAAACTGTAGATCGCACAATCTTTGCTTGGCTGCAAGTGTAGCCTGGTCCTGGACCAAGCAAAGTGAAATTCTTTGGTAGTCTGACGGTTTTGTTGGAAGTTCCAGAGCGCCCAACACTCAGCTGGAAGGAAGACACAGCAGCTGAAGGGTCTTGACCCCATGATGCCACAACACCAGCTTTGCAGCAATTGGCAATCTGTTGGTTGTAGGGGACACCAGGGAGCAAGTCAACAACTGTAGGATTTTTCTTACAACAATGTGGTATGTTTCCTTTAAACTTGGTACAGTCTCCTTGGTCAACGGCTTGTGCTCCAACCATGGACCAGATCACCTCTTTCTTTGCCCATACCCATCCTAAGGTCCAGCCAGGGCTCATGATGTGCCGGTACATTTGAAAGTTGTTCATCGTCACAACTGCCTgaaattttgtaattgtacaGCATAAATCTTTAAAGAACATTTGTTGACAATCAACATTAATCAATCTTTAAATCTTTCCTTGAAGTCAGTAAGcatgaattcaaatttctctGCTAGAGGcactcatattattattaaatgcaTGTCACATGAATTATCAAGCTGATGTGAGATTATTGCAAAAGTTATTGCTCCATCAAATATTCAGATGGTCATTATCTGATAAAGTAGGAAAACCTAGGTGTTTGCTTCTTCCAATATAGCAAATGTTATGAACCAAACTACTTACCACATAACCATCGGAAGTCCAGGATTTGACATCCCATTTCAATGTAATGTTCCCATTCGGATCCAATGGGTCATAAGCAGCTAAAATTATGATACAATGAAACTTATAAGTGACATGGTATAATAGAATCAAAATTCAGCACAGAGCTTTCATTACTAGAAGGAAGCTGACCTGCATGAGGAATTTTAAGTATAAACGAAACAGCCGAGAGAACGAGGCACATATACTTGTTGAAAATCATGTTTCTTCCGGCAGAAGACAGTTGGATGCAGAGCTCCAATATGAAGACACAGAAATTGTACAAAATATGAGTTGTGAAGAGGCTTAAAACAAGTTCATCTACTGGTTTTGTTAGGAATTTTATATATGATACACATCTTGATGTCAATTTCTTGACACAGTTATATTCAGTTAATTAGAACAAGCTGCGAGCTTGAGAATTCTTGAAGACAACAGCCTAACTGTCCGGAGCCTAAGATGATGTTGGTTCCTATGGACATTGGTTTTTCAGTTGACCCACAAACCAAGTCCTCTAATTAAACAAATGATCAAACCAAACAAGTTAGTGATTCTCAGACTAAAATGAATCCGGTCAACTCCCTTGTGAAAATGacccattgttttttttttttttccaactcGGACAGAGATTTTCCAACTTCTACAGCTTGTTTGTATTCAATACGCAATTTAATTTAACCTGTAATACAATATGATTATGGTAGCTTGTCCAAGTTTGTAGGTAAAACTAATCTTTCTCCAGTGGTTGAAACTTTCAAAAGCAAATTGTCATCTTTATTGTGTTTTCTGATAAATCCCTAATATGTTAGAATgaaatttttcttcatatttatttatttaaattgtcGCTATTTCTGTGTCATGATATCAAATTGAAGTGGTAAACACATAGAATTAGAAGACTCACttaccaaagaaaaaggataaTAAGATGGTGGGGTTGTGGTACAATGGAATACTAGTTGAAGAAAATGAGTGAGCTCCGATCAATCTCATTGCTTCTGAATTATTGAAGTGCCATCTAGTTTATTTCAGCTTCTATGTGTTTTAATAAATTGCCGGTGGTATTTTGGGGAAGCAAACCAAACGTCTACATGAAaacacagagaaaaaaaaaacacgagAGAGTCTTTTCAGCCAATATACGACAGTTGGGCTCTTTAGTGACGGTTTATGTCCTTTTGCTCCGGTATTTGCACTTTTCTTGACGATTTAAATGCTCCGTTCGTCTTGAAAGTCTTTAGCAACGTTAAAAATTGTCGCTAGACGCAGCTAAAAAATCCTATTTCGACGAATATAAAAACCGCCGGTAAAAGTCGGAAGATAATTTAAATCATCTCCCACAAGCAAAATTGGTGATTTTGAGAGgcacaaaagaaataaaacctcGTTTTCCATATCTTTAAATGTAAATAAACATATTACTAGAAAACATTACGAAAGTCTCATTCAAATTATTTCTTGGATACATGAAAATGCCTAAATCTATTCAACAACTAGCTGCCTAGATGGGATTGGGAAGAAGTGTAGTGCAAGTTTCTGACGCCACCCCTGTAAAGATCTCTTTTTACTCTACTGACATGCTAGCAACTTTGTGCGTGTCATCATTGCTCAATCCTTCTTTGAGATGGTCTCCAAGAGCTGAAGCTAAATCAGACCTGCATATGGACTTTTACTTCCCATAATCTGTCACATTGTCAAGCCTTCATAATAACCTGCATGGTTCAAAACACATCATAATTATGAATTAAAATTACTAGAAATAAGAACCCGAGATTATTAAGTTAAGAGAAACTGAATGATGACAACTAAATCCTTTAGAGGCCAAAAGCCTAGCCGCCTATCATTCACCAATGATCAAAAGACGGCATGTCTGAATTTTCCTTTCTGGGacaaaattaaacattaaCTAGTGTGGGGGATGCATCTTAAGAAGTTGCAAGCCCATTTGAATGGCTATTATGAGTTGCAATCCTACTTTACCAGTGTTACAAGGCAAATGATGTAAAGGACTAAAGAAAAGGATGAGACATACAAACTATCACTATTCAGCATACCATTAGACCAGCAAATCGTAAATCCCTTGCAAGTGTGGACCAGTATCTgccaaatgaaagaaaaattggagCATGATGGTCATATTTCAAATGTGTGTGTGCATATGCATGCATGGATGTGGGTGTGCAGGCAATAGCCTCCTGTATTTTACAGAGAACTATTGGACTCATGGTGAAAATGGATTGCCCATAATACAACCTCAAACTAAgtcagtttttcttttcttacacAAAACAGAGATTTGATTAATGAAAAAGTGTTAGAAGGAGGATGAACGAGATGTTCATCTAAATCCTTTTAGCATCCTCAATCACAAACGCAAATTACAATCAACCCAAACTAACTATTTGGATGAAATACACCAGTCTACCTAAAGAGGCCAACTGTATCCAAGACTCTTAATTGCCTAATCTCCATCATAATGAAAAATGGGGAGAAGAGGGAAGAAGGAGGAGGGAACACCATATATTTGGATACCATGCTTCATAGGTAAGCCATGGAAGCACTTCTAAAATGCCATTGTAGAATTTCTATGAAGTTAAATGCCATCCATATGATTGCATACCACAGAATTGAGCATTACCAATGAGTCATGATTGCTATATCTACAATATATTTACTCAACCTGACTTGAACAGGGAATAAATTCGCTCCGAATGTGTTACAAAATTTTTATACACATTGGCATATACAATTATACATtcaccaaatataaaaaacccTGATTTACACTATTCTTTCCCAACAATATATTTTCATAAACAACCAGAATATTTTCCTTTGATTTCTAATCCTGGGtgaattagtttctttataactgaaaaattaaaaacataaaaattggGTTTTCAGCTGCTTCAAATTCCAATCATGTATAGTTAAACCTACCTTTCAAAGCTAGAATATTAAAGTTTTATTCTTTCATTTTAAGTTTAACTCtttgattctttctttttcttttttacattGTTAAATTTTCGCTATTCATAGGTCATGGATTAGATCCCTATAATTGAAGTGGGAAAGTAGAGAATTGGAAGGCTTACCAAAGAAAGATGACAAATGCTTTGATTTTTGATAAAATCGGAAAACACAACTGAGAAAGCCAAGCCCTTTTCCCCCAAGTTCGCCGTCGATGACAACCCCGATCGAACGAAGAgctgaaatgaaatttgaaaagtcAATAGTACCCTAAACCAAAATTAAGCTATGTTAGTGGGCTGGGCTGGGTCGGGATAAGAGGCTCATGACTAATATGGGCCTTCATGGTTGGGTATATTTTATCTTCCCAAAGGGTCCAACGCATGTTGGTTCACATGGACATCGATTTTTCAATTAAAGcgtacagccgtgcggctatactctgcagatatattttttatttaaatagtacGCCTtggatatatttttaatttaaatagtacagccgcacggctatactttttaaatatattcttttatttaaatagtatagccgcgcggctatactatatatattttttaatgctATAGccagccgaacggctatactctttaaaaccCATCCCTTGCACCattgttggagaagaagatggaatGATCAGAATGGCATTTTTCGTACTCGTCCTTGGTCTCCGCCATCACCGAGTCTTTGGTATAGTTGAAATCTAAGTCCGtgtaaaacaaagcaaaataaCATTACCCAAGTTAGAGTGGCAAGcttaattagaaaaaaaagctCTTTTGATACAAAGGATATTGCAGGAGGTttttgtgtgtgagagagagagagagagagagagagagagagagagagagagagagaaggagacgACAGTAGGTTTTCTTTAAAGtcaggaaaagaaaatctatatataaaaaatagggctcgcctaggcggccgcctaggccgatttttcgaaAAAGACTATCTATTAGGTCAGGGCAAGGCATAGAAGTGTTGAAGAATGAGTTTCTGTTGATCTCCAAAGTCCAACACAACAATCTTGTAAAGCTCATGGGTTGCTGCATTAAAGATGATGAGAAGTTGATGAGAAACAAAAGCTTGGATATGATATTATTGGGTTAGTTTCACTGGCCCTTTATGTTTGGCTGCAATTTCTCATTGTTACCTATCTTTCTCCAATATCCTTGATAATGTCTGAGCTCTTCCCATCCTAGTATGCCCAACTCTAGGGAACTATTGATTTCATTTCTAATGGCAATGAGAAGAGCAGTGCTTGACTGGGCTAAACGGTTCAATATTATTCAAGGTGTTGCTAGAGGACTTGTTTATCTCCACCATGATTCCTGTTTGAAGGTGTTGGATGAGAAGATGAgcccaaaaatttcaaattttggttGGCACGTATCTTTCAAGGAACACAGAATCTAGCAAACACTCAGAGTCAGAAGGTTGTGGGAACTCTGTAAGAATCATTTCTTTCCTACTACCAGAA
This genomic interval carries:
- the LOC18775663 gene encoding COBRA-like protein 4: MEFKNQANPTHKVHLEVETCCSWSWLKFTFLAVLCCMVLSPAAAYDPLDPTGNITIKWDVMSWTPDGYVAAVTMNNFQMYRQIISPGWTLGWSWQKKEVIWTMVGAQTTEQGDCSKFKAAIPHCCKKTPTVVDLLPGVPYNQQFTNCCKGGVLASWGQDPTASVSAFQVSVGQAGTSNKTVKLPKNFTLFGPGPGYTCGPAKVVPSTVFLTADRRRKTQALMTWNVTCTYSQFLASKNPSCCVSFSSFYNETIVPCPSCACGCHNKKNCIKSDSKLAHKTGINTPKKDNTPLLQCTHHMCPIRVHWHVKLNYKAYWRVKISITNFNYRMNYTEWTLVAQHPNLNNVTQVFSFGYKPLLPYESINDTGMFYGMKFYNDLLMEAGPSGNVQSEVLLQKDQNTFTFKQGWAFPRRVYFNGDECMLPPPDAYPALPNSAHVNSISIFKMAASVLLILFSICFSLS
- the LOC18775993 gene encoding COBRA-like protein 4 → MIFNKYMCLVLSAVSFILKIPHAAAYDPLDPNGNITLKWDVKSWTSDGYVAVVTMNNFQMYRHIMSPGWTLGWVWAKKEVIWSMVGAQAVDQGDCTKFKGNIPHCCKKNPTVVDLLPGVPYNQQIANCCKAGVVASWGQDPSAAVSSFQLSVGRSGTSNKTVRLPKNFTLLGPGPGYTCSQAKIVRSTVFNSPDGRRKTQALMTWNVICTYSQLLASRYPTCCVSMSSFYNSTITPCPTCACGCRDKKKCIVSDSKLSSVVGIHTPTKDNTPLLQCTQHMCPIRVHWHVKTNYKQYWRVKITITNFNHRLNYTQWTLVVEHPNLNHITEVFSFVYKPLTPYQSKNDTGLFYGIKFYNDLLKEAGPEGNVQSELILEKNANTFTFKEGWGFPRKVYFNGDECMMPQPDEFPGLPNAAHTNLITVPKLALSWLLMFLALH